TTTATCAGTATTGTTAGGATTTAAAAATTTAAGTGATTGACTTTCAGAATATGGAAGAAACTTAGAAAAATAACCTTTTTGGAATCCCATAGAATTACAAAATGAATTAATTGAATGACTAATAACATTCAATAATGTTGATTGAGAATATCTTTTTGAGTATAATTGATTAGATAGAGGGGTTTGAACTTGCATTTAAAAACCTTTCAATTTGTTTAATATAGTGAAATAATAACACTAAATGATTGATATGTCAAGAGGAGAGCAATCAAAATGTTTGATTTTAAAGAAATATTACAAAGATTAAAAGAAGAATCAAGTCTTAAACATGATAGAGAAATAGCCGATTTATTGGGAGTTGAACAACAAAATATAACAAATTGGAAAACAAGAAATTCTATTCCATACGATTTGATAATTTCATTATGTTTAGAGAAAGAAATCAATTTGATTTATATTTTAACTGGTAAAAAAAATAAAAATTCAGTAAAAATTGATAAAGAGTTATCAAAAACACAAAAAGAAATTTGTACAAAACTAAACAATTTAGACCCTATACAACAAAAAATTATATTAAATAAAATTGATGAAGA
The genomic region above belongs to Arcobacter ellisii and contains:
- a CDS encoding helix-turn-helix domain-containing protein, with the translated sequence MFDFKEILQRLKEESSLKHDREIADLLGVEQQNITNWKTRNSIPYDLIISLCLEKEINLIYILTGKKNKNSVKIDKELSKTQKEICTKLNNLDPIQQKIILNKIDEEIIKNEEKEIEILKNSILKCFDNINSTHRIILKEFERDEETLKAVYIDDDWNLDLKNETYIEDNNKSFVELLKMLLENIKENK